From a region of the Cervus canadensis isolate Bull #8, Minnesota chromosome 33, ASM1932006v1, whole genome shotgun sequence genome:
- the LOC122433855 gene encoding UL16-binding protein 3-like isoform X6: MGGPETCLGFLVLLLIVCFSGTPGDAHSLSYNFTIDPQPRPGQVLCEVHGQVDGQDFLSYDCGHAKIIFTSPLGEEVKTMKTWDTQIETLGDIRDQLRDFTLEKPMITDPLTLQARMTCRCEDDRHISGSWQFGLNGQMSLHFDSENGHWRVDHPGGRWMKEKWGNDRAVTEFLKKVSMGDCRAWLQAFMVRWEKMLKTSDPGDQTP, translated from the exons ATGGGTGGCCCCGAGACCTGCCTTGGCTTCCTGGTCCTGCTTCTGATTGTCTGCTTCAGCGGGACGCCCGGCG ATGCTCACTCTCTGTCCTATAACTTCACCATCGATCCTCAGCCCAGACCTGGACAGGTGTTGTGTGAGGTTCATGGCCAGGTGGACGGACAGGATTTTCTCTCCTATGACTGTGGTCATGCTAAGATCATATTCACAAGTCCATTGGGAGAAGAAGTGAAAACCATGAAGACCTGGGACACACAGATCGAAACACTTGGAGACATCAGGGACCAACTGCGTGACTTTACACTGGAGAAACCCATGATCACGG ACCCTCTCACCTTGCAGGCCAGGATGACATGTCGCTGTGAGGATGACAGACACATCAGTGGATCCTGGCAGTTTGGCTTGAATGGACAAATGAGCCTCCACTTTGATTCGGAGAATGGACACTGGAGAGTGGATCACCCTGGAGGCAGATGGATGAAAGAGAAGTGGGGGAATGACAGAGCTGTGACCGAGTTCCTGAAGAAGGTCTCCATGGGAGACTGCCGGGCCTGGCTTCAGGCTTTCATGGTGCGCTGGGAGAAAATGTTGAAGACCTCGG ATCCAGGAGATCAGACCCCATGA
- the LOC122433855 gene encoding UL16-binding protein 1-like isoform X4 — MGGPETCLGFLVLLLIVCFSGTPGDAHSLSYNFTIDPQPRPGQVLCEVHGQVDGQDFLSYDCGHAKIIFTSPLGEEVKTMKTWDTQIETLGDIRDQLRDFTLEKPMITDPLTLQARMTCRCEDDRHISGSWQFGLNGQMSLHFDSENGHWRVDHPGGRWMKEKWGNDRAVTEFLKKVSMGDCRAWLQAFMVRWEKMLKTSASPTTVPPRVQPRATAIKTEAWILPVVFTSFIITVLLG; from the exons ATGGGTGGCCCCGAGACCTGCCTTGGCTTCCTGGTCCTGCTTCTGATTGTCTGCTTCAGCGGGACGCCCGGCG ATGCTCACTCTCTGTCCTATAACTTCACCATCGATCCTCAGCCCAGACCTGGACAGGTGTTGTGTGAGGTTCATGGCCAGGTGGACGGACAGGATTTTCTCTCCTATGACTGTGGTCATGCTAAGATCATATTCACAAGTCCATTGGGAGAAGAAGTGAAAACCATGAAGACCTGGGACACACAGATCGAAACACTTGGAGACATCAGGGACCAACTGCGTGACTTTACACTGGAGAAACCCATGATCACGG ACCCTCTCACCTTGCAGGCCAGGATGACATGTCGCTGTGAGGATGACAGACACATCAGTGGATCCTGGCAGTTTGGCTTGAATGGACAAATGAGCCTCCACTTTGATTCGGAGAATGGACACTGGAGAGTGGATCACCCTGGAGGCAGATGGATGAAAGAGAAGTGGGGGAATGACAGAGCTGTGACCGAGTTCCTGAAGAAGGTCTCCATGGGAGACTGCCGGGCCTGGCTTCAGGCTTTCATGGTGCGCTGGGAGAAAATGTTGAAGACCTCGG CATCACCGACCACGGTCCCCCCTAGAGTCCAGCCCAGGGCCACAGCCATTAAGACTGAAGCCTGGATCCTCCCTGTGGTCTTCACCAGTTTCATCATAACTGTCTTGCTGGGCTGA
- the LOC122433855 gene encoding UL16-binding protein 3-like isoform X5, whose product MGGPETCLGFLVLLLIVCFSGTPGDAHSLSYNFTIDPQPRPGQVLCEVHGQVDGQDFLSYDCGHAKIIFTSPLGEEVKTMKTWDTQIETLGDIRDQLRDFTLEKPMITDPLTLQARMTCRCEDDRHISGSWQFGLNGQMSLHFDSENGHWRVDHPGGRWMKEKWGNDRAVTEFLKKVSMGDCRAWLQAFMVRWEKMLKTSGSLCIFRGTNT is encoded by the exons ATGGGTGGCCCCGAGACCTGCCTTGGCTTCCTGGTCCTGCTTCTGATTGTCTGCTTCAGCGGGACGCCCGGCG ATGCTCACTCTCTGTCCTATAACTTCACCATCGATCCTCAGCCCAGACCTGGACAGGTGTTGTGTGAGGTTCATGGCCAGGTGGACGGACAGGATTTTCTCTCCTATGACTGTGGTCATGCTAAGATCATATTCACAAGTCCATTGGGAGAAGAAGTGAAAACCATGAAGACCTGGGACACACAGATCGAAACACTTGGAGACATCAGGGACCAACTGCGTGACTTTACACTGGAGAAACCCATGATCACGG ACCCTCTCACCTTGCAGGCCAGGATGACATGTCGCTGTGAGGATGACAGACACATCAGTGGATCCTGGCAGTTTGGCTTGAATGGACAAATGAGCCTCCACTTTGATTCGGAGAATGGACACTGGAGAGTGGATCACCCTGGAGGCAGATGGATGAAAGAGAAGTGGGGGAATGACAGAGCTGTGACCGAGTTCCTGAAGAAGGTCTCCATGGGAGACTGCCGGGCCTGGCTTCAGGCTTTCATGGTGCGCTGGGAGAAAATGTTGAAGACCTCGG